One region of Azoarcus sp. CIB genomic DNA includes:
- a CDS encoding PilW family protein, which yields MQRSPRVSRSFAPRASRGISLIELMIGLVVGLIITLAITSSVSTIGKQFRITGAGHTAAEGAQVAVALMDRDLRGAGAALFNGSFASLCPGYNMYDKGVVTANNSNLYSLHYPVRIESGASTALSDMVEIMVGAPDFYSGEILPIVKEMPSSSDIMKISDTNLASEDQIHVGDTVLVVQAPPNETKAPCTRFKVTKVSGQTQSDQCTNFKTGCNVHFGSTSGDVANDFNPTNPNTTYTNPVSYSAGSLVFKMPPGWVKPEFEYIQYAVACGALLRYDPKTVDPVALRTTCPASYKNYAMAADIVMLKAQYGISTDGSDQIATWENAPTASQYTAFSTAQRDDYHKKLQRVKAVRLAMVARSREPDTGTVTAQAPIVFDGAITLDLGGTAVPAGKTWQNYRYRVHETVVPLRNPLWNR from the coding sequence ATGCAGCGTTCCCCGCGTGTAAGCCGATCCTTCGCCCCCCGCGCCAGTCGCGGGATTTCGCTGATCGAACTCATGATCGGGCTCGTCGTCGGGCTGATCATCACGCTCGCAATCACGTCGTCCGTCTCGACCATAGGCAAGCAATTCCGCATCACCGGGGCAGGGCACACCGCGGCGGAGGGAGCACAGGTCGCGGTCGCCCTGATGGATCGCGATCTGCGCGGTGCGGGGGCTGCCCTGTTCAACGGGTCATTCGCGAGCCTGTGCCCCGGCTACAACATGTACGACAAGGGCGTGGTCACCGCCAACAACAGCAATCTGTACAGTCTCCATTATCCCGTGCGGATCGAGTCGGGTGCATCGACTGCTTTGTCGGACATGGTCGAGATCATGGTGGGGGCGCCGGACTTCTATTCCGGCGAGATCCTCCCGATCGTCAAGGAGATGCCCAGCTCGTCCGACATCATGAAGATCAGCGACACGAACCTGGCGTCCGAGGACCAGATCCACGTCGGCGACACGGTGCTGGTGGTCCAGGCGCCGCCGAATGAAACGAAAGCGCCGTGCACCCGCTTCAAGGTCACCAAGGTCTCCGGGCAGACGCAAAGCGATCAGTGCACGAATTTCAAAACGGGCTGCAACGTTCACTTCGGCAGCACCTCCGGCGACGTGGCGAACGATTTCAATCCGACGAATCCGAATACGACCTACACCAATCCGGTGTCCTACAGTGCGGGCTCGCTCGTCTTCAAGATGCCGCCCGGCTGGGTGAAGCCCGAGTTCGAGTACATCCAGTATGCCGTCGCATGCGGCGCGCTGCTGCGCTACGATCCCAAGACGGTCGATCCCGTCGCGCTGCGCACGACGTGCCCAGCCTCCTACAAGAACTACGCGATGGCCGCCGACATCGTGATGCTGAAGGCCCAGTACGGCATCTCGACCGACGGCAGCGACCAGATCGCCACGTGGGAGAATGCGCCGACTGCCTCGCAGTACACTGCCTTCAGCACGGCACAGCGCGACGACTACCACAAGAAGCTTCAGCGCGTGAAGGCCGTGCGCCTGGCCATGGTCGCACGCAGCCGCGAGCCCGATACCGGAACGGTCACCGCGCAAGCGCCCATCGTATTCGACGGTGCAATCACGCTGGATCTCGGCGGCACTGCCGTGCCGGCCGGCAAGACGTGGCAGAACTATCGCTACCGGGTGCATGAAACGGTCGTTCCCCTGAGGAATCCGCTATGGAACCGCTGA
- a CDS encoding prepilin-type N-terminal cleavage/methylation domain-containing protein produces the protein MLKGASRLGARSERGFSLIEGLVALLVFSVGALGLIEMQARAVQLSTEAHDRANASLLVNRLFAEVALKDTVDTPDPSEKYLLTRTACTDGISTSHPSYTWTRQVCAEFDDASIIIERPAGVSAYSLMVTLEWAGRYKNKDGSVVTRDPRRHQVTNRFHWQ, from the coding sequence ATGCTGAAGGGCGCAAGTCGGCTCGGTGCGCGCAGCGAGCGCGGTTTCAGCCTGATCGAGGGGCTGGTCGCGCTGCTCGTGTTCTCCGTCGGCGCGCTCGGCCTGATCGAGATGCAGGCGCGCGCCGTCCAGCTGAGCACCGAAGCGCATGATCGCGCGAACGCCTCCCTGCTCGTGAATCGCCTGTTTGCGGAGGTCGCCCTGAAGGACACCGTCGACACCCCGGACCCGTCGGAAAAGTACCTGCTGACGCGAACCGCCTGCACGGACGGCATTTCCACCTCGCATCCGTCCTATACCTGGACCCGGCAGGTGTGCGCGGAATTCGACGATGCGAGCATCATCATCGAGCGGCCAGCCGGCGTGTCGGCTTACTCGCTGATGGTGACCCTCGAGTGGGCGGGGCGCTACAAGAACAAGGACGGTAGCGTCGTGACGCGCGATCCGCGTCGTCATCAGGTCACCAACCGCTTCCATTGGCAGTGA
- a CDS encoding GspH/FimT family pseudopilin: MLNRRRSAGRQGGFTIVEALVAIGVLAILASLAAPSFETTLVNFRVRVAAEGLVSGLQLARAEALRRNQPVRFTLTDGRGNWSVATVSPVSTIQEAKGTSAAGVTIATNASQTNVVFLPTGLVDTAAPRIEDIDLTTRVPGVNSLRVQVHGGGLVQMCDPAATGSDSRKC; this comes from the coding sequence GTGCTGAATCGACGGCGAAGCGCCGGGCGGCAAGGGGGATTCACGATCGTCGAGGCGCTCGTCGCCATCGGCGTGCTCGCGATTCTGGCGTCCCTTGCGGCGCCGAGCTTCGAGACGACTTTGGTGAATTTTCGCGTCCGGGTTGCCGCAGAAGGGCTCGTCTCCGGGCTGCAACTCGCGCGCGCCGAGGCGTTGCGCCGCAACCAACCGGTGCGCTTCACCCTGACCGATGGCCGCGGCAACTGGTCGGTCGCGACCGTGAGTCCGGTGAGTACGATCCAGGAGGCCAAGGGGACTTCGGCGGCCGGGGTGACGATCGCGACGAATGCGTCGCAGACCAACGTTGTCTTCCTGCCTACCGGCCTCGTGGACACCGCCGCGCCGCGCATCGAGGACATCGACCTCACGACGCGCGTGCCGGGCGTGAATAGCCTGCGCGTCCAGGTGCATGGGGGCGGTCTGGTGCAGATGTGCGATCCGGCCGCGACGGGGAGCGATTCGAGAAAATGCTGA
- a CDS encoding type IV pilin protein — MTYDIFSARVGHRVSARRAGQAGFTLIELMIAVAIVAILAAIAIPSYTGYVQRSRISEAINELATLRMRLEQYYQDNRNYGSTGSACGVAAPSADAFDITCNNGGGSNQTFLATATGKASRNMAGFTFTINHDNLRQTTAFPGASSLPRDCWLLRVGDSC, encoded by the coding sequence ATGACTTACGACATATTCAGCGCCCGCGTGGGCCATCGCGTGAGCGCCCGGCGCGCCGGGCAGGCAGGCTTCACGCTGATCGAACTGATGATCGCCGTTGCGATCGTCGCGATCCTCGCGGCGATCGCCATCCCGTCCTACACCGGGTACGTCCAGCGCAGCCGCATCTCCGAGGCGATCAACGAGCTGGCGACGCTGCGCATGCGCCTCGAACAGTACTATCAGGACAACCGCAACTACGGCTCCACCGGCTCGGCCTGCGGTGTTGCAGCGCCGTCCGCCGATGCCTTCGACATCACCTGCAACAACGGCGGCGGCAGCAACCAGACCTTCCTCGCGACGGCGACCGGCAAGGCGTCGCGCAACATGGCGGGCTTCACCTTCACGATCAACCACGACAACCTGCGGCAGACGACGGCCTTCCCCGGCGCGAGCTCCCTCCCGCGCGACTGCTGGCTGCTCCGCGTGGGGGATTCGTGCTGA
- a CDS encoding c-type cytochrome — translation MSHRTLRVLIGLALSAAAAGALAGSGTDPADYNAFYAPAYQIPDPDLMSTSAARGKDIFRSTYRYLGAESGNVAANGKPYVGNKLACSNCHMDEGTRPYAVPLVVAAIEYADPKFSARENVARDLPIRINGCFERSLAGEMIPADSQWMKDLIAYVDFLSTGLQPGYTWQQVPGQETRKPAALSRAASPTRGANIYNDRCRSCHQEDGSGVWRDDEKRYRYPALWGASSHGLMAGMGRLQTAAAFVYSNMPHDKVNAVDPNTLMAAEDAWDVTAYLLSKQRPFNPRHITQDWAGVGPDGVPNALKRAVDASYDYTMPRKDAAGAWSIDPANPPAFSRSQHIYGPFQPITDALNQARQSLGY, via the coding sequence ATGTCACACCGCACCCTGCGCGTCCTCATCGGGCTCGCACTCAGCGCCGCAGCCGCCGGCGCGCTCGCCGGCAGCGGGACCGACCCCGCCGACTACAACGCCTTCTACGCGCCCGCCTACCAGATCCCGGACCCCGACCTGATGAGCACGTCGGCCGCGCGCGGCAAGGACATCTTCCGCTCCACCTACCGCTACCTCGGCGCCGAAAGCGGAAACGTCGCGGCCAACGGCAAGCCCTATGTCGGCAACAAGCTCGCCTGCAGCAACTGCCACATGGACGAAGGCACGCGCCCGTACGCGGTGCCGCTCGTCGTCGCCGCGATCGAGTACGCGGACCCGAAGTTCAGCGCGCGCGAGAACGTCGCACGCGATCTGCCGATCCGCATCAACGGCTGCTTCGAGCGTTCGCTCGCGGGCGAGATGATCCCGGCCGACAGCCAGTGGATGAAGGATCTCATCGCCTACGTCGACTTCCTGTCGACCGGCCTGCAGCCCGGCTACACCTGGCAGCAGGTGCCCGGCCAGGAGACCCGCAAGCCGGCAGCCCTGTCGCGTGCCGCCAGTCCGACGCGCGGCGCCAACATCTACAACGACCGCTGCCGCAGCTGCCACCAGGAAGACGGTTCGGGTGTGTGGCGCGACGACGAAAAGCGCTACCGCTATCCCGCGCTGTGGGGCGCAAGCAGCCACGGTCTGATGGCCGGCATGGGACGGCTCCAGACCGCGGCGGCATTCGTCTACAGCAACATGCCGCACGACAAGGTGAACGCTGTGGACCCCAACACGCTGATGGCCGCCGAGGACGCGTGGGACGTCACCGCCTACCTGCTGTCGAAGCAGCGCCCCTTCAATCCGCGCCACATCACGCAGGACTGGGCCGGCGTGGGCCCCGACGGGGTGCCGAACGCGCTCAAGCGCGCGGTCGACGCCAGCTACGACTACACCATGCCGCGCAAGGACGCCGCCGGCGCATGGTCGATCGATCCGGCCAATCCGCCCGCCTTCTCGCGCAGCCAGCACATCTACGGCCCGTTCCAGCCGATCACGGACGCCCTCAACCAGGCGCGCCAGTCGCTCGGATACTGA
- a CDS encoding VOC family protein, whose product MNTPQPGLKCVKVVALAVRDVARANRFYGETLGLAPASEGGRQVGFELGGTVLMLKDDWYGTPTAEPNPRITLECADARALEATLRGLDVNISDVVELYDGSYYVGAFLDSEGNKLWFCSPG is encoded by the coding sequence ATGAACACCCCCCAACCCGGATTGAAATGCGTGAAGGTCGTCGCGCTCGCGGTGCGCGACGTCGCGCGCGCGAACAGGTTCTACGGCGAAACGCTGGGCCTCGCCCCGGCCAGCGAAGGCGGCCGGCAAGTCGGCTTCGAACTCGGCGGCACGGTGCTGATGCTGAAGGACGACTGGTACGGCACGCCGACCGCGGAGCCGAACCCGCGCATCACGCTGGAATGCGCGGACGCGCGCGCCCTGGAAGCCACCCTGCGCGGACTCGACGTGAATATCTCGGATGTGGTCGAGCTCTACGACGGCAGCTACTACGTCGGCGCCTTCCTCGACAGCGAGGGCAACAAGCTGTGGTTCTGCTCGCCCGGATAG
- a CDS encoding alpha/beta hydrolase: MSHFIADDGEHIHVKIEGEGPPLVLLHGWTASHRDWSPFIEAFAARHRVYRWDARGHGGHALHTDTPPSAARMARDLEQMLEHWNLRDAIVIGHSMGALTLWQYIRDFGCGRLRKLVIIDQSPRILTDGDWRWGIYADFDAARNAAFVRSLQEDFAEGVLRLVGHSLNERARRKYLENGEGMALARQRLREMAPQPLIDCWSSLAAADYRDVLEKIDVPSLLVYGGASNFYHTRTAHYVHDNIPNALLHIYDDVDHAPHLWQRERFARDVLDFIDAED; this comes from the coding sequence ATGAGCCATTTTATCGCCGACGACGGCGAACACATCCACGTCAAGATCGAAGGCGAGGGGCCACCGCTCGTGCTGCTGCACGGCTGGACCGCCAGCCATCGCGACTGGAGCCCGTTCATCGAGGCCTTCGCCGCGCGCCATCGCGTGTATCGCTGGGATGCGCGCGGGCACGGCGGCCATGCCCTGCATACGGACACCCCGCCGAGCGCGGCGCGCATGGCGCGCGACCTCGAGCAGATGCTCGAACACTGGAACCTGCGCGACGCGATCGTCATCGGTCATTCGATGGGCGCGCTGACGCTGTGGCAATACATCCGCGACTTCGGCTGCGGCCGCCTGCGCAAGCTCGTGATCATCGACCAGTCGCCGCGCATCCTCACCGACGGCGACTGGCGCTGGGGCATCTACGCTGACTTCGACGCCGCGCGCAACGCCGCCTTCGTGCGTTCGTTGCAGGAAGACTTCGCCGAAGGCGTGCTGCGCCTGGTCGGCCACAGCCTCAACGAACGCGCGCGGCGCAAGTACCTGGAGAACGGCGAGGGCATGGCGCTCGCGCGCCAGCGCCTGCGCGAGATGGCGCCGCAGCCGCTGATCGACTGCTGGTCCAGTCTCGCCGCGGCCGACTACCGCGACGTGCTGGAGAAGATCGACGTTCCCTCGCTGCTGGTCTACGGCGGCGCGAGCAACTTCTACCACACGCGCACCGCCCACTACGTGCACGACAACATCCCCAACGCGCTGCTGCACATCTACGACGACGTCGACCACGCGCCGCACCTGTGGCAGCGCGAGCGCTTCGCGCGCGACGTGCTCGACTTCATCGACGCCGAGGACTGA
- a CDS encoding outer membrane protein assembly factor BamE, whose protein sequence is MLAAAVLASSCATTLGSRPLVTEAEAIAVHGEPARRWQNEDGTRTLEYPTQPFGHVTLMVTVDAGGAVLRQANALSFENLARVERGMTREQVSRLLGTHRSVEFFRLSGEEVWDWNIENDGPGIYTYFNVHFIDGKVVRTSRTYIFPHDGPEMGGWNGFPAFPRAPSNPLRPRHLMMAAPTAG, encoded by the coding sequence CTGCTTGCAGCCGCGGTGCTCGCCAGCAGTTGCGCGACGACCCTCGGTTCCCGCCCGCTCGTGACCGAGGCGGAGGCCATCGCCGTGCATGGCGAGCCGGCACGGCGCTGGCAGAACGAGGACGGCACGCGCACGCTGGAGTACCCGACGCAACCCTTCGGCCACGTCACGCTGATGGTGACCGTCGACGCCGGGGGCGCCGTGCTGCGGCAGGCGAACGCGCTGTCCTTCGAGAACCTCGCCCGCGTCGAGCGCGGCATGACGCGCGAGCAGGTGTCGCGCCTGCTCGGCACGCATCGCTCGGTCGAATTCTTCCGCCTGAGCGGCGAGGAAGTGTGGGACTGGAACATCGAGAACGACGGTCCGGGTATCTACACCTATTTCAACGTGCACTTCATCGACGGCAAGGTCGTGCGCACGAGCCGCACCTACATCTTCCCGCACGACGGGCCGGAGATGGGCGGCTGGAACGGCTTTCCGGCGTTTCCGCGCGCACCGTCGAATCCCCTGCGCCCGCGCCATCTCATGATGGCGGCCCCGACCGCAGGCTGA